A single genomic interval of Pirellulales bacterium harbors:
- a CDS encoding helix-turn-helix transcriptional regulator: MATDISIETGADDDPTRPNFCSKEEWEAFKEVTGLTKRHAEVVGLKVQGKEAKEIQEILEISGSTLRDHLYESRDRLSASTVKEIPYRAVEAILVVKLSPRQK; the protein is encoded by the coding sequence ATGGCCACAGATATCTCCATAGAGACTGGCGCCGACGACGACCCGACGCGACCCAACTTCTGCTCCAAGGAGGAATGGGAAGCGTTCAAGGAAGTCACAGGCTTGACGAAGCGACACGCTGAGGTCGTCGGGCTCAAGGTCCAGGGAAAGGAGGCGAAGGAGATTCAGGAGATCCTGGAAATCAGCGGCTCGACGCTCCGCGATCATCTCTATGAAAGCCGCGACCGCCTGTCAGCCAGCACCGTCAAAGAAATTCCCTACCGGGCGGTTGAAGCGATCCTGGTCGTGAAGCTGTCCCCTCGTCAAAAGTGA
- a CDS encoding PEP-CTERM sorting domain-containing protein → GDQLTVTTANVSGNNSAFYKAPQSIGRFVANFTYTDAANGNNGPNGGNGIAFVIQNDPRGTTVYTYGGGSTLGYGAGFNAAIAPSIAVEFNIDTSFTPPAGTAIGINGSVGPFGPTGAIALNSGDPIAVTIDYNGTTLSTYLHDTITGGNYSQSQSMNLSAIGSQAYVGFTGGSGLDTATQLVSNFTFSTVPEPSSCVMAAVGALGLLIASRKRRQSA, encoded by the coding sequence CGGGCGACCAATTGACTGTCACGACCGCGAACGTAAGCGGCAATAATAGCGCATTCTACAAGGCTCCTCAGTCCATCGGGCGATTCGTCGCGAACTTCACCTACACAGACGCAGCCAACGGAAATAATGGGCCCAATGGGGGTAATGGGATCGCCTTCGTGATTCAGAACGATCCAAGGGGAACGACTGTGTACACCTATGGCGGGGGTTCGACACTCGGGTACGGGGCGGGCTTCAACGCGGCAATCGCGCCGAGCATCGCCGTGGAATTTAACATTGACACAAGTTTCACTCCTCCCGCGGGCACGGCCATCGGTATTAATGGCAGCGTTGGTCCATTTGGGCCCACTGGGGCCATTGCATTAAACAGCGGCGATCCGATCGCGGTGACGATTGATTACAACGGGACCACGCTCTCAACCTATTTGCACGATACCATTACGGGCGGCAATTATAGCCAGTCGCAGTCAATGAATTTGTCGGCTATTGGCAGTCAGGCCTACGTTGGATTCACGGGCGGCTCCGGCCTGGATACCGCGACACAGTTAGTCAGTAATTTTACGTTCAGCACGGTCCCCGAGCCATCGTCCTGCGTCATGGCCGCCGTTGGCGCGCTCGGATTGTTGATCGCGTCGCGCAAGCGGCGGCAGTCCGCATGA
- a CDS encoding type IV secretory system conjugative DNA transfer family protein has protein sequence MICSTARLPYREPDPTHLILGEHHGQPAPGVGFSPSKQSLHREKGLITYDGDAHLITVAPTRSGKGTGVIIPNLLHYQGPVVVIDPKGENFMVTARRRREMGHRVIKLDPFGVVDDQSDSFNPLDIFSLAGSDLETDSQSLAELFARGIKGTKDPFWDLNGCGALSGLICYAGGLSDPEKANLVTVVEKFYAEDAINSLACLLDAEGNTMCPFAYQEIAALLQMPEVTRGGVLATTQSYLKAFLSPQVSRTLKQSSFPLKSVVDGDPIDIYIILPPYRIHSHKSLIKLQVAVLLTAVLSRRHRPALRTLFILDEIAQLESFPLLETMLTLAGGYGAWVWMFVQDLAQLQTWYATSWKTLVNSCGVVQAFGFHNRDMAMQWSGYLDHGSHHLRNLRAGEQVLSIHGRGEFRCRRLNYLVDHRFQGRFDANRLYEQPDRGPFPER, from the coding sequence ATGATTTGCAGCACGGCACGTCTGCCATATCGAGAACCCGACCCGACGCACCTTATTCTTGGCGAACATCACGGCCAACCTGCGCCAGGCGTCGGCTTTTCACCCTCGAAGCAAAGCCTTCATCGGGAGAAGGGACTGATCACGTACGACGGTGACGCGCACCTGATTACCGTCGCACCCACCCGCTCTGGCAAGGGAACCGGCGTCATTATTCCCAATCTGTTGCATTACCAAGGCCCCGTCGTCGTCATCGACCCCAAGGGAGAAAATTTCATGGTGACTGCTCGGCGGCGCCGTGAGATGGGACATCGTGTCATCAAGCTTGATCCATTTGGCGTGGTGGATGACCAGTCTGATTCGTTCAATCCGCTCGATATCTTTTCGCTGGCCGGCTCCGACCTGGAAACGGACTCACAATCTTTGGCCGAGCTTTTTGCCCGAGGCATAAAAGGCACCAAGGACCCGTTTTGGGATCTCAATGGGTGTGGTGCCTTGAGTGGATTGATTTGCTACGCAGGCGGGCTAAGTGACCCGGAAAAAGCGAACCTGGTGACGGTTGTGGAGAAGTTCTACGCCGAAGACGCTATTAACAGCCTGGCCTGCCTGCTTGATGCGGAAGGCAATACCATGTGCCCGTTTGCCTATCAGGAAATCGCCGCCCTCCTTCAAATGCCCGAGGTAACACGAGGTGGAGTGCTCGCAACTACGCAATCTTACCTGAAGGCATTTTTAAGCCCGCAAGTTTCACGCACATTGAAGCAAAGCAGCTTCCCTCTGAAGAGCGTCGTTGACGGCGATCCTATCGATATCTACATCATCCTGCCGCCATACCGCATCCACAGCCACAAGTCGCTCATCAAACTACAAGTCGCCGTGCTGTTGACCGCCGTGTTGAGCCGTCGGCATCGTCCTGCGCTTCGCACGTTATTCATCCTAGATGAGATTGCGCAGCTTGAGTCGTTTCCTTTGCTGGAAACGATGCTGACCCTTGCCGGCGGCTACGGTGCCTGGGTGTGGATGTTCGTCCAGGACCTAGCTCAGCTGCAAACCTGGTACGCGACGAGCTGGAAAACACTCGTGAATTCGTGCGGTGTGGTTCAAGCTTTCGGATTCCATAATCGGGACATGGCCATGCAGTGGAGCGGCTATTTGGACCACGGCTCCCATCACTTGCGCAATTTGCGCGCTGGTGAGCAAGTGCTGTCAATTCACGGCCGCGGTGAATTCCGCTGTCGGCGGCTCAACTATCTTGTTGATCATCGCTTCCAGGGCAGGTTTGATGCAAACCGGCTTTACGAGCAGCCCGATCGCGGACCATTTCCAGAACGCTGA